Proteins encoded in a region of the Triticum dicoccoides isolate Atlit2015 ecotype Zavitan chromosome 3A, WEW_v2.0, whole genome shotgun sequence genome:
- the LOC119270232 gene encoding uncharacterized protein LOC119270232 yields MEPAGLAAGDLGEPVGRDGDGGPQGEAIVEGGAVRRGTGVRASGAGEMTNRNAPGHDAKTSDTEEMSCVINAGKTSKAEAPRHDAKAGDTEDMSGAINARKTSKAEAPCHDAKAGDTKEMSGAINARKTSKAEAPRHDAEKELPRASEAGKTSNAVAPGHYIKALDTEKVLPRGSDAGGTSKAIALGQDFKVATAEEMPRAATDVCSVWRENWEESLQSMSGFLDLPGTMTIAIDTEYATKCLLRLEQPQNGDEWYSQLQATAGTADLVQVGVAVTFADADAENIEPIRVWEFNLFFDSKSNQYNPSTLLFLEKKCRHDLEKHRQYGIMPTDFFQWVYELHSIFARRSVTVVTYQGDADIALLIYQGAPMPARRLDFLLDISNTFPALVDTRVLAMVWAPDFCGKLDDLADMLGLSRSGTRHHAGSDAALTLRCYFAMRRLLGDQKVLRGVLCGLFQSEPSVCTARIAWDPSISILHVWGKNFDEVAGQFGRLIENNFTVVTVKVLFDPPLRKGPFNRDPQFCYSNMQLRLDEKIRCTIAMVFATGQGQVANSASFVFHICFSGGEYIEPVQFARMLDEQGVLCNPYLTWVTFLGAESVAFIYDMVYHSFQFWIPTMFSHYKVSRTGMFPVMYDVGIVASRGSSLSLRQIATSLMIEQPEEAGIGWEAILTLKSFLRLVMDGRMSSTFAGNLLAGCCSRSMCLR; encoded by the coding sequence ATGGAGCCTgccgggctcgccgccggcgatcttgGCGAGCCGGTCGGGCGTGACGGCGACGGGGGGCCCCAGGGCGAAGCGATTGTCGAGGGTGGTGCTGTCAGgcgcggcacgggcgtgcgcgccaGCGGCGCCGGCGAGATGACCAACCGGAACGCGCCTGGTCATGACGCCAAGACCTCCGATACGGAGGAGATGTCGTGCGTCATCAACGCCGGCAAGACGAGCAAGGCGGAGGCGCCCCGCCATGACGCCAAGGCCGGCGATACGGAGGACATGTCGGGCGCCATCAACGCCCGCAAGACGAGCAAGGCGGAGGCGCCCTGCCATGACGCCAAGGCCGGCGATACGAAGGAGATGTCGGGCGCCATCAACGCTCGCAAGACGAGCAAGGCGGAGGCGCCCCGCCATGACGCGGAGAAGGAGCTGCCGCGCGCCAGCGAAGCAGGCAAGACGAGCAATGCTGTCGCGCCCGGCCACTACATCAAGGCCCTCGATACGGAGAAGGTGCTGCCGCGCGGCAGCGACGCAGGCGGGACGAGCAAAGCGATCGCGCTCGGCCAGGACTTCAAGGTTGCCACTGCGGAGGAGATGCCGCGCGCGGCTACGGATGTTTGCTCTGTTTGGAGGGAGAATTGGGAGGAGAGCTTGCAGAGTATGAGCGGCTTCTTGGATCTCCCAGGTACCATGACCATTGCTATAGACACAGAGTATGCAACCAAGTGCCTGCTTAGATTGGAACAGCCACAGAACGGTGACGAGTGGTACAGCCAGCTGCAGGCTACTGCAGGGACTGCGGATTTGGTACAGGTCGGGGTCGCGGTGACGTTCGCCGACGCCGACGCAGAGAACATAGAACCGATCAGGGTATGGGAATTCAATCTCTTCTTTGACTCCAAATCAAACCAGTATAATCCGAGCACTCTGCTGTTTTTGGAGAAGAAGTGCCGGCATGACCTTGAAAAGCACAGGCAGTATGGTATTATGCCAACTGACTTCTTCCAGTGGGTCTATGAGCTCCACAGCATATTTGCAAGACGATCTGTGACTGTTGTCACGTACCAGGGAGATGCGGACATCGCACTTCTAATCTACCAAGGTGCTCCAATGCCTGCAAGGCGGCTCGACTTTCTTCTGGATATCAGCAACACTTTTCCTGCATTGGTCGACACGAGAGTTCTTGCCATGGTTTGGGCACCAGATTTCTGCGGGAAGTTAGATGACCTTGCTGACATGTTGGGCCTCTCTAGAAGTGGAACAAGACATCATGCAGGGTCAGATGCGGCGCTGACCCTCAGGTGCTACTTTGCAATGCGAAGGTTGCTGGGAGATCAGAAGGTGCTCAGGGGAGTACTTTGCGGCTTGTTTCAAAGCGAACCATCAGTGTGCACTGCGAGAATAGCCTGGGATCCTTCAATCAGCATTTTGCATGTCTGGGGTAAAAACTTTGATGAGGTTGCCGGCCAATTTGGAAGGTTGATTGAGAACAATTTCACTGTCGTTACTGTCAAAGTCCTCTTTGACCCGCCTCTTCGAAAGGGTCCGTTCAATCGTGATCCTCAGTTCTGCTATTCAAACATGCAACTAAGGCTCGATGAAAAGATAAGATGCACTATCGCTATGGTCTTCGCCACTGGCCAAGGGCAAGTGGCGAATTCGGCATCCTTTGTGTTTCATATCTGCTTTTCCGGCGGGGAGTATATTGAGCCAGTACAGTTCGCTAGGATGTTGGATGAGCAAGGAGTGCTATGCAACCCATACCTGACTTGGGTTACCTTCCTAGGGGCAGAATCCGTCGCTTTCATATATGACATGGTTTATCATAGTTTCCAATTCTGGATTCCCACCATGTTCAGTCACTACAAGGTGAGCAGAACGGGCATGTTTCCGGTTATGTATGATGTCGGCATTGTAGCTTCCAGAGGCAGCTCACTGAGTCTGCGCCAAATTGCAACAAGTTTGATGATTGAGCAACCAGAGGAAGCTGGCATCGGTTGGGAAGCAATTTTAACCTTGAAAAGCTTCCTTCGTCTGGTCATGGACGGGCGTATGTCCTCGACGTTTGCCGGGAATTTGCTTGCAGGCTGCTGTAGCCGCTCCATGTGCTTGAGGTAG